One segment of Thermosipho africanus Ob7 DNA contains the following:
- the acpP gene encoding acyl carrier protein, producing the protein MERAELFRQVSKILAEKLNIPIEDIDESSNIIDDLGADSLDVVDLVMILEDEYGIRIEDDELENISTVEDVINIIESKLKVQGD; encoded by the coding sequence ATGGAAAGAGCAGAATTATTTAGACAAGTAAGTAAAATATTAGCCGAAAAATTGAACATTCCAATTGAAGATATTGATGAAAGTTCCAATATTATTGATGATTTGGGAGCAGATTCATTGGATGTAGTAGATTTAGTAATGATTCTCGAAGACGAATATGGAATTAGAATTGAAGACGATGAACTAGAAAATATATCTACAGTTGAAGATGTAATCAACATAATTGAATCCAAATTAAAGGTTCAAGGAGATTAA
- a CDS encoding damage-control phosphatase ARMT1 family protein: protein MKAISKCLICHVNQAQRILDKFVISEHEKWNILKKVLNDLSQLNYNLKPIDIAEVMYEKLENYLNKSDLYSEEKKKSNDAALSLYKDFKSRILDSSDPLYEAAKLSVAGNLIDFGAKKGSTEELFKQVIDIWNQPFSIDDFEEFKKSLFSSKNLLFIADNAGDLVFDMLFIEIIKETLHDIEIFVALKGKPIINDATVDDGKYIGIEKFATIIDTKLKTAGASLPKSSEEFRRLFYDSDIIIAKGQGNFEGLSEESRNNLFFALVSKCEVISDFIGVEKNSKLFMNSKRIRQE, encoded by the coding sequence ATGAAAGCTATCAGTAAATGCCTTATTTGTCATGTTAACCAGGCTCAGAGAATACTTGACAAATTTGTTATTTCAGAACATGAGAAATGGAATATACTTAAAAAAGTGCTTAATGATTTATCCCAACTAAATTATAATCTAAAACCTATCGATATTGCCGAGGTAATGTATGAAAAGCTTGAAAACTATCTAAACAAAAGTGACCTCTATTCTGAAGAAAAGAAAAAGTCAAACGATGCAGCCTTATCGTTATATAAAGATTTTAAAAGCAGAATCCTTGATTCGAGCGATCCACTATATGAGGCAGCAAAACTATCGGTTGCTGGCAATCTAATTGATTTTGGAGCTAAAAAAGGTTCAACCGAAGAATTATTTAAGCAGGTTATAGACATATGGAATCAACCATTTTCTATCGATGACTTTGAAGAATTTAAAAAATCACTTTTTTCATCAAAAAATCTATTATTTATTGCCGATAATGCTGGAGATTTAGTTTTCGACATGCTCTTTATTGAAATTATTAAAGAAACTCTTCATGACATTGAAATCTTTGTGGCTCTAAAAGGAAAACCTATTATAAATGATGCAACAGTTGACGATGGTAAATATATAGGTATCGAAAAATTTGCAACAATAATTGATACAAAACTTAAAACTGCAGGGGCTTCTTTGCCAAAATCTTCTGAAGAATTTAGAAGATTATTCTACGACTCAGATATTATAATAGCAAAAGGCCAAGGAAACTTCGAAGGCCTTTCTGAAGAATCAAGGAATAATCTATTTTTTGCATTAGTTTCTAAATGCGAAGTTATCTCTGACTTTATAGGTGTTGAAAAAAATTCAAAATTATTTATGAATTCAAAAAGAATTCGCCAAGAGTAA